A stretch of DNA from Burkholderiales bacterium:
GGCGCCTGTCCGGAAAAGGCATTGCTTGACAGCAAGGAAGTGCCTCAGCTCAAGTTTATCGAGCGCAACTGCGTGCAGTGCGGGCTGTGCGAGAAAACCTGCCCTGAGCAGGCCATCAACCTTACCCCCAGATTGCTATTGACTAAGGAAGCGCGGAGTTCGAGAATACTCAATGAAGCCGAGGTTTTCGCCTGCATCCGCTGTGGAAAACCTTTTGCCACAAAGCAGATGATAAATAACATGCTTGGCAAGCTTGGTACTCATTCGATGTTCAGCGGAGGCGCCGCGCTTACCCGGTTGCAGATGTGCGCGGATTGCCGTGTCGTTGACATGATGAAAAACAAAGACGAGCTGACGATTTTTGATGTGAGGAGTTGATGAGCGTAGCAGTCGCTCCAGTCAAATTCAGTCCCCTTCCTGTGGCCCAGGAAGACGTGGCGCGTGCAGACATGTATGCGCTGATCGCGCGCCTGTTGTATGCCCCCGATGGACAATTGCTGCGGGCCATTGCCACCGCCGACGAAATCGTTGCGGAAACCGCCAACGCGCCCTTGGCAGAAGCGTGGCATGCGCTCGCTGCAGCAGCAGAGGCCTGTGACACGCAAGTCGTGAAAGACGAATATGAGAAACTGTTTATCGGAGTCGGGCGGCCCGAAGTGATGCTGTTCGGCTCATATTACCTTGCAGGCTTCATGATGGAAAAACCGCTTGCGCTGCTGCGGGATGATCTGGCGCAGATGGGGCTTGCCCGCAATGAGTCAGTGCACGAACCCGAGGACCACCTTTCCGCGCTGTGCGACGTGATGCGCTATTTGATTACCGGCGATGAAAATCGCGACGCAGCGGGCTTGGAACAGCAAAAGCAGTTTTTCGCCCGCCACATCCAAACCTGGTATCAGCGTTTTTGCGATGCTGTGCTTGAGACGGAAGCGGCAAATTTTTACAAGCACGTAGCGCGCTTTATAAAGGTTTTTTTCAATATAGAAGTTGAGTCTTTCGAAATGTTATAACTTTAAGCAGCAACGATCTTTTTGGAAGGAGACATAAAATGTCAGAAAGAAAAAGCAGATTGAGCAGGAGAAACTTCCTGCTCGCGGTTGGCGCAGGGGGTGCCGGCGCAGCGGCAGCCATGCTTGCCAAAGGCGTGCCCCAGGCCGAAACCAGTGCAGAGGCGGGGGACGAAGCCAAGCGCCAGGGCTATCATGTCTCCGAGCACATTCGCAATTACTACCGAACCACTAAAGTCTGATACATAGGAGAATTAAAATGCTGCTTACTAGAAAATCCAGCGCGGTTGCAGGAATGCCCAGCCGCCTAAGCCGCAGCTTGTCAGGCGTGATCGGCAAAACCATGGACCGGCGGACGTTCCTTAAACGCTCCGGTCTCACTGTGGGTACGGGTGCTTTTGCTAGCCAGTTGCCATTTAACATGATGATTGGCAAAGCCAGCGCTGCATCCGAAGCCAAGGGTGACGGCAAGATCCAGGTCAAGCGTACTGTGTGTACGCACTGTTCAGTCGGCTGTGCCATTGACGCCGTAGTGCAAAACGGCGTGTGGATCCGCCAGGAGCCGGTATTTGATTCGCCGCTCAACCTGGGGGCGCACTGCGCGAAAGGCGCCTCGGTGCGCGAGCACGGGCACGGCGAGCACCGTCTGAAGTATCCGATGAAGCTCGAGGGCGGCAAATGGAAACGTATTTCCTGGGATCAGGCGCTCACTGAAGTGAGCGACAAGCTGCTCAAGATTCGCAAAGAGAGCAATCCCGATGCCACCTTCTGGATCGGTTCCTCCAAATACAGCAACGAGCAGGCCTACTTGCTGTGCAAATTCGTCAGGCTGTTCGGCACCAACAACACCGACCATCAGGCGCGTATCTGCCACTCGACCACCGTGGCGGGCGTGGCCAACACCTGGGGTTATGGCGCGATGACCAACTCGTATAACGACGAGCAGAACTCCAAGATGATTCTGTTCCTCGGCAGCAACGCCTGCGAGGCGCACCCGGTTTCGATGCTGCACACGCTACATGCGAAGGAAGCGGGTGCCAAGGTGATTGTGGTTGACCCGCGCTTCACCCGCACAGCGGCCAAGGCGGACATGTATTTCCGTCACCGCTCCGGCAGCGACGTGGCGCTGATTTGGGGCCTCCTGTATCACATCTTCAAGAACGAGTGGGAGGACAAGCAATACATCCATGACCGCGTCTACGGCATGGAAAAAGTGCGCGAAGAAGTCATGAAATGGACGCCCGACAAAGTGCAGGACGTGACGGGGCTCACCGAGAAAGAGGTGTACACGATTGCCGAAGCCATGGCCAAGAACCGTCCCAGCACCATAGTGTGGGCGATGGGCCAGACCCAGCATACTATTGGCAACGCCATGGTCCGCGCAAGCTGCATCCTGCAACTTGCCTTGGGCAATGTCGGTGTCTCCGGCGGCGGCTGCAACATTTATCGCGGCCACGATAACGTGCAGGGCGCGACCGACGTCGGCCCCAATCCGGATTCGCTGCCCGGTTACTACGGCCTCGCGGAAGGCTCGTTCAAGCACTGGTGCCGGGTCTGGAACGTGGATTTTGAATGGCTGAAAAGCCAGCACGCGCCGGGCATGATGGGCAAACCAGGAATCCCGGTGTCGCGCTGGATTGACGCCGTGCTCGAGAAAAACGAGAACATCGACCAGGGTCCGAACCTGCGTGCGGTCATCTACTGGGGCCATGCCCCGAACAGCCAGTCCCGCGGCGCGGAAATGGTCGAGGCGATGAAAAAGCTTGACCTGTTGGTGGTGATTGACCCGTATCCGAGCGCGACCGCGGCAATGGCGGCCATGGTGCGGCAGGATGGCGTTTATTTGCTGCCCGCGGCCACCCAGTTCGAGACCTCTGGCAGTGTTACCGCCTCGAACCGTTCGCTGCAATGGCGTGAAAAAGTGATTGATCCGCTGTTCGAGTCGCGCACCGACCAGATGATCATGTATCAACTGGCGCAGAAGTTCGGCTTTGCCGACCAGTTTGTCGGCAAGAAGGACGGCAAGCAAAGCATCAAGCTGGTTAAAGGCAAAGGTGGCATGGACGAACCCGAGATGGAAGACACGCTGCGCGAAATCAATCGCGGCACATGGACCATCGGCTATAGCGGCCAATCGCCCGAACGCCTGCAAGCGCATATGCGCAACATGCATGTGTTCGATGTGAAGACTTTGCGCGCCAAAGGCGGCAAGGACGCCAAGACCGGTTATGTGCTGGATGGCGATTACTTCGGTCTGCCATGGCCGTGCTACGGTAATGCGGCACTCAAGCACCCAGGCACCCCCAACCTTTACGACACCTCCAAGCACATGATGGACGGCGGCGGCAACTTCCGCGCCAACTTTGGCGTCGAGAAGGATGGTGTGAATCTGCTCGCTGAAGACGGCTCGCACTCGAAGGGCGCAGACCTCACGACCGGCTATCCCGAATTCGACCACGTTCTGCTCAAGAAACTTGGCTGGTGGGACGAACTCACGGAAGAGGAGAAGAAGGAAGCTGAAGGCAGGAACTGGAAGACCGACCTCTCGGGCGGCATCATCCGCGTGGCCATGAAAAACCACGGCTGCCATCCTTTCGGCAACGCCAAGGCGCGCGCCGTGGTGTGGAACTTCCCGGATCCCGTGCCTCTGCACCGCGAGCCTTTATATTCGCCGCGGCCGGATCTGGTCGAGAAGTATCCGACCCACGACGACAAGAAAGCTTTCTGGCGGCTGCCTACGCTGTTTAAGACGATACAGCAGGCCAACAAGGATATCTCCAAGCAATATCCTCTGATCATGACCAGCGGTCGCTTGGTGGAGTACGAAGGCGGCGGCGAAGAAACCCGCTCCAACCCGTGGCTGGCCGAGCTGCAGCAGGAAATGTTCGCGGAA
This window harbors:
- a CDS encoding molecular chaperone TorD family protein, producing the protein MSVAVAPVKFSPLPVAQEDVARADMYALIARLLYAPDGQLLRAIATADEIVAETANAPLAEAWHALAAAAEACDTQVVKDEYEKLFIGVGRPEVMLFGSYYLAGFMMEKPLALLRDDLAQMGLARNESVHEPEDHLSALCDVMRYLITGDENRDAAGLEQQKQFFARHIQTWYQRFCDAVLETEAANFYKHVARFIKVFFNIEVESFEML
- a CDS encoding twin-arginine translocation signal domain-containing protein, producing MSERKSRLSRRNFLLAVGAGGAGAAAAMLAKGVPQAETSAEAGDEAKRQGYHVSEHIRNYYRTTKV
- a CDS encoding formate dehydrogenase subunit alpha, which encodes MLLTRKSSAVAGMPSRLSRSLSGVIGKTMDRRTFLKRSGLTVGTGAFASQLPFNMMIGKASAASEAKGDGKIQVKRTVCTHCSVGCAIDAVVQNGVWIRQEPVFDSPLNLGAHCAKGASVREHGHGEHRLKYPMKLEGGKWKRISWDQALTEVSDKLLKIRKESNPDATFWIGSSKYSNEQAYLLCKFVRLFGTNNTDHQARICHSTTVAGVANTWGYGAMTNSYNDEQNSKMILFLGSNACEAHPVSMLHTLHAKEAGAKVIVVDPRFTRTAAKADMYFRHRSGSDVALIWGLLYHIFKNEWEDKQYIHDRVYGMEKVREEVMKWTPDKVQDVTGLTEKEVYTIAEAMAKNRPSTIVWAMGQTQHTIGNAMVRASCILQLALGNVGVSGGGCNIYRGHDNVQGATDVGPNPDSLPGYYGLAEGSFKHWCRVWNVDFEWLKSQHAPGMMGKPGIPVSRWIDAVLEKNENIDQGPNLRAVIYWGHAPNSQSRGAEMVEAMKKLDLLVVIDPYPSATAAMAAMVRQDGVYLLPAATQFETSGSVTASNRSLQWREKVIDPLFESRTDQMIMYQLAQKFGFADQFVGKKDGKQSIKLVKGKGGMDEPEMEDTLREINRGTWTIGYSGQSPERLQAHMRNMHVFDVKTLRAKGGKDAKTGYVLDGDYFGLPWPCYGNAALKHPGTPNLYDTSKHMMDGGGNFRANFGVEKDGVNLLAEDGSHSKGADLTTGYPEFDHVLLKKLGWWDELTEEEKKEAEGRNWKTDLSGGIIRVAMKNHGCHPFGNAKARAVVWNFPDPVPLHREPLYSPRPDLVEKYPTHDDKKAFWRLPTLFKTIQQANKDISKQYPLIMTSGRLVEYEGGGEETRSNPWLAELQQEMFAEINPRDANDRGIRNNEYMWVESPTKARLKVKSQVTERVGQGTVFLPFHFSGWWMGKDMLEYYPEGAHPIVRGEAVNTATTYGYDAVTMMQETKTTLCQVTKA